A window from Thiomonas sp. FB-Cd encodes these proteins:
- a CDS encoding universal stress protein, with the protein MPVYQRILCAVDFSSLSGEACQRALVLAEHNPQHLSFVHVVEYFPGERSNERIPPEDVDPAGYESDKARARLAALTSSLGCAAAHQSVLVSPHSAWHEIVRLAGANGTDLIVLGSHGWHGVAAQLGSTASAVANRAHCDVLTVRHWV; encoded by the coding sequence ATGCCTGTCTATCAACGCATCCTTTGCGCTGTGGATTTTTCATCGCTCAGCGGCGAGGCCTGCCAGCGCGCCTTGGTGCTGGCTGAGCACAATCCTCAGCATCTGAGCTTCGTGCATGTCGTCGAATATTTCCCTGGGGAGCGATCGAACGAGCGCATTCCACCCGAGGATGTCGATCCCGCTGGATATGAGTCAGACAAGGCGCGCGCCCGCTTGGCCGCACTCACGTCGAGCCTGGGCTGCGCAGCGGCGCATCAGTCGGTACTGGTCAGCCCGCACTCGGCCTGGCATGAGATCGTGCGTCTTGCAGGCGCCAACGGGACGGATCTTATCGTTCTGGGCAGTCACGGCTGGCACGGTGTGGCTGCCCAGCTCGGATCCACGGCAAGCGCAGTGGCTAATCGTGCCCATTGCGACGTGTTGACCGTGCGGCATTGGGTCTGA